A part of Gammaproteobacteria bacterium genomic DNA contains:
- the hyfB gene encoding hydrogenase 4 subunit B, whose product MTDPTLVLALGAVVVALAASSLAVSTCAWAERVGRLYFLLLGLTGVLAVAAGMGALTGDGAVATAQLPLGLPWLPWRVRLDALSGFFLVLIGLVTVAVALFGPGYVREFAHSRDPLWLLGGLTGLFLTGMLLVVLADDAFLFMVAWELMSVSSYFLVVFQHEHSANRRAAFLYLLMAHVGGLSILLGYGVLAAFGHGFTFEAMRAGELQPMWASVAFGLAFLGFGTKAGLVPLHAWLPEAHPAAPSHVSALMSGVMLKVAVYGFIRFTFDLLGDARLGWGVTVLLVGSVSALMGVLYALMQHDLKRLLAYHSVENIGIIFIGLGLSLVFLSAGLTVAGVVALIAALYHTLNHALFKSLLFFGAGAVLHATHERDIDRMGGLLRRMPWTGLFFLVGCISISALPPFNGFVSEWLTFQAALQAWSLKSGVLRSLLPITAAMLAVTGALAAACFVKVYGVAFLGQARSRHVRRAREVSLGMRAGQALLAALCLLLGVLPTTVVGLLNPVSQLLLGQGLDPVSTQSWLWLTPVPAEGASYGAPLVLLSLAVLWWGGRWLLARGPRAAVRRCDAWDCGFSPPNAHMQYTATSFAQPIRRVFGPLFRIDERVETEGGRQRHLLHVEDRVWDLLYAPVARLVERSASRVVRLQTGQVRTYLAWSLATLLVLLWIIS is encoded by the coding sequence GTGACCGACCCCACGCTCGTCCTCGCCCTCGGGGCGGTCGTCGTCGCGCTCGCGGCGAGCTCGCTCGCCGTCTCGACCTGCGCCTGGGCCGAGCGGGTCGGGCGCCTGTACTTCCTGCTCCTCGGCCTCACGGGCGTGCTTGCGGTCGCCGCCGGGATGGGCGCTCTCACGGGCGACGGCGCCGTGGCCACCGCTCAGCTGCCCCTCGGCCTGCCCTGGCTGCCCTGGCGGGTCCGCCTCGACGCCCTGTCCGGCTTCTTCCTCGTCCTGATCGGGCTCGTCACCGTCGCGGTCGCGCTCTTCGGGCCCGGCTACGTGCGGGAGTTCGCCCACAGCCGCGACCCCCTGTGGCTGCTCGGCGGCCTCACCGGGCTCTTCCTCACCGGCATGCTGCTGGTGGTGCTCGCCGACGACGCCTTCCTGTTCATGGTGGCGTGGGAGCTGATGTCGGTCAGCTCCTACTTCCTCGTGGTGTTCCAGCACGAGCACTCGGCCAACCGCCGGGCCGCCTTCCTCTACCTGCTCATGGCCCACGTGGGCGGTCTCAGCATCCTGCTCGGCTACGGCGTGCTCGCCGCCTTCGGCCACGGCTTCACCTTCGAGGCGATGCGCGCCGGGGAGCTGCAGCCGATGTGGGCGAGCGTGGCCTTCGGGCTCGCCTTCCTCGGCTTCGGGACCAAGGCCGGGCTCGTGCCGCTGCACGCGTGGCTGCCCGAGGCGCACCCCGCCGCCCCCTCCCACGTCTCGGCGCTCATGTCCGGGGTGATGCTGAAGGTCGCCGTGTACGGCTTCATCCGCTTCACCTTCGACCTCCTCGGCGACGCGCGGCTCGGCTGGGGGGTGACGGTGCTGCTGGTGGGCAGCGTCTCCGCTCTGATGGGAGTGCTCTACGCCCTGATGCAGCACGACCTCAAGCGCCTGCTCGCCTACCACTCGGTCGAGAACATCGGGATCATCTTCATCGGCCTCGGCCTGTCGCTCGTCTTCCTCTCCGCGGGGCTGACCGTCGCGGGGGTCGTCGCGCTCATCGCGGCGCTCTATCACACCCTGAACCACGCCCTCTTCAAGAGCCTGCTCTTCTTCGGAGCGGGCGCGGTGCTGCACGCGACCCACGAGCGCGACATCGACCGCATGGGCGGGCTGCTGCGCCGGATGCCCTGGACGGGACTCTTCTTCCTGGTGGGCTGCATCAGCATCTCGGCCCTGCCGCCCTTCAACGGATTCGTCTCCGAGTGGCTCACCTTCCAGGCGGCGCTGCAGGCCTGGAGCCTGAAGAGCGGCGTGCTGCGCAGCCTGCTCCCCATCACCGCGGCCATGCTCGCGGTGACCGGGGCGCTCGCCGCCGCCTGCTTCGTCAAGGTCTACGGGGTCGCCTTCCTCGGCCAGGCCCGCTCCCGGCACGTGCGCCGGGCCCGCGAGGTGAGCCTCGGCATGCGCGCCGGCCAGGCGCTGCTCGCCGCGCTCTGCCTGCTCCTGGGGGTGCTGCCCACCACGGTGGTGGGCCTGCTGAACCCGGTCTCGCAGCTGCTCCTCGGCCAGGGCCTCGACCCGGTCTCGACGCAGAGCTGGCTGTGGCTCACCCCGGTGCCGGCCGAGGGCGCGAGCTACGGTGCCCCGCTGGTGCTGCTCTCCCTCGCCGTGCTCTGGTGGGGCGGGCGCTGGCTCCTCGCCCGCGGGCCCCGGGCCGCAGTGCGCCGCTGCGACGCGTGGGACTGCGGCTTCTCGCCCCCGAACGCCCACATGCAGTACACGGCCACCTCCTTCGCCCAACCCATCCGCCGGGTGTTCGGCCCGCTGTTCCGGATCGACGAGCGGGTCGAGACCGAGGGGGGGCGCCAGCGCCACCTCCTGCACGTGGAAGACCGGGTCTGGGACCTGCTCTACGCCCCGGTGGCGCGCCTCGTGGAGCGCTCGGCGAGCCGCGTCGTGCGCCTGCAGACGGGGCAGGTGCGCACCTACCTCGCGTGGTC
- a CDS encoding ABC transporter ATP-binding protein, translating to MSAPLAPAGEAQLEVRDLTLSYDGIRALHGVSFTVRAGEIVTLVGANGAGKTSVLRAISGLAPFGGSIRFEGQDLRRVPAHRIVGLGIAHVPEGRGVFGNLTVDENLRLATWQRRDRARIEADLERVLGTFPRLRERLRQAAGTLSGGEQQMLAVGRALMSRARLLLLDEPSMGLSPRLVQEIFRVVEEINRGGVTVLLVEQNANMALHIASRAYVLETGAVTLTGTGPELRGDPRVREAYLGA from the coding sequence GTGAGCGCCCCGCTCGCACCGGCCGGCGAGGCACAGCTCGAGGTCCGCGACCTCACCCTGAGCTACGACGGCATCCGCGCGCTCCACGGCGTGTCCTTCACGGTGAGGGCGGGCGAGATCGTCACCCTGGTCGGCGCGAACGGCGCCGGCAAGACCTCGGTGCTCAGGGCGATCTCGGGCCTCGCGCCCTTCGGGGGGAGCATCCGCTTCGAGGGCCAGGACCTCCGGCGCGTCCCGGCGCACCGCATCGTCGGGCTCGGCATCGCCCACGTCCCCGAGGGGCGCGGGGTCTTCGGCAACCTCACGGTCGACGAGAACCTGCGCCTCGCCACCTGGCAGCGGCGCGACCGGGCCCGGATCGAGGCCGACCTGGAGCGGGTCCTCGGGACCTTCCCCCGCCTGCGCGAGCGGCTGCGCCAGGCCGCGGGCACCCTCTCGGGCGGGGAGCAGCAGATGCTGGCGGTGGGCCGGGCGCTGATGAGCCGGGCGCGCCTGCTGCTCCTCGACGAGCCGTCCATGGGTCTCTCGCCGCGGCTGGTGCAGGAGATCTTCCGGGTGGTCGAGGAGATCAATCGCGGCGGTGTCACCGTGCTCCTGGTGGAGCAAAATGCGAACATGGCTCTGCACATCGCCTCCCGCGCCTACGTCCTCGAGACCGGCGCCGTCACCCTCACCGGCACGGGCCCCGAGCTCCGGGGCGATCCCCGGGTGAGAGAGGCGTACCTCGGTGCCTGA
- a CDS encoding ABC transporter ATP-binding protein, translating to MALLSATDVRHYFGGLCALAGFNLTLEQGELMGLIGPNGAGKTTVFNLITGVYRASSGSIRFKGTELVGKTPHQITALRIGRTFQNIRLFRDLSVLDNVRIAHYAQARYTPVEALLHLGRYRREERRIVDDSRRLLSIFKLERLAGETAKNLPYGMQRRLEIARALAIGPELLLLDEPAAGMNPNEIDQLMEFIQWVRREFRLTILLIEHQMKLVMGICERIQVLDFGETLAEGPPEVIRSDPRVLEAYLGEAPVA from the coding sequence ATGGCGCTGCTCAGCGCGACTGACGTGCGGCACTACTTCGGCGGGCTGTGCGCCCTCGCCGGCTTCAACCTCACGCTCGAGCAAGGCGAGCTCATGGGGCTCATCGGCCCCAACGGCGCGGGCAAGACGACGGTCTTCAACCTGATCACGGGGGTGTACCGCGCGAGCTCGGGCAGCATCCGCTTCAAGGGCACGGAGCTCGTGGGCAAGACCCCGCACCAGATCACGGCCCTGCGCATCGGGCGGACGTTCCAGAACATCCGCCTGTTCCGCGACCTCTCGGTCCTCGACAACGTGCGCATCGCCCACTACGCCCAGGCGCGCTACACGCCCGTCGAGGCGCTGCTGCACCTGGGGCGCTACCGCCGCGAGGAGCGCCGCATCGTGGACGATTCCCGCCGCCTGCTCTCGATCTTCAAGCTCGAGCGCCTCGCCGGGGAGACCGCGAAGAACCTGCCCTACGGCATGCAGCGCCGGCTCGAGATCGCGCGCGCCCTCGCCATCGGCCCGGAGCTCCTCCTGCTCGACGAGCCGGCGGCCGGCATGAACCCGAACGAGATCGACCAGCTGATGGAGTTCATCCAGTGGGTGCGGCGCGAGTTCCGGCTGACCATCCTGCTCATCGAGCACCAGATGAAGCTGGTGATGGGGATCTGCGAGCGCATCCAGGTCCTCGACTTCGGCGAGACCCTGGCCGAGGGGCCGCCGGAGGTCATCCGCAGCGACCCGCGGGTGCTCGAGGCCTATCTCGGCGAGGCCCCGGTCGCGTGA
- a CDS encoding branched-chain amino acid ABC transporter permease, with protein MSHPLRRRWDWLLEQRWLLPVLLAAGLVLSFAIPEYGLLNKYVQMVLMYVGINIILAVSLNLVNGFMGEFSLAHAGFMAVGAYTAALLTMKVLPVAESPALFPVAVLAGGLAAALLGLVVAVPSFKVRGDYLAIITLAFLMIVKSVIENIDAVGGPRGIPGIGKLTTLPWVFFWAVAVVWLVRNFVYSRYGRGVLAVREDEIASELMSVHTRRVKFLAFTLSSFGAGVAGALFAHLLQFISPRVFDVIKTTDILIMVYLGGIASIGGSILGATLYTVLLEILRPSTVAALLSWLPAVVFDPLNEHFIRHLGVWRMVIMPLALVLVMLYWPRGIMGLREYRGFIPRLDREAHRRADPQGGRRDGAAQRD; from the coding sequence ATGAGCCACCCGCTGCGCCGGCGCTGGGACTGGCTGCTCGAGCAACGCTGGCTGCTGCCCGTGCTGCTCGCCGCCGGCCTCGTGCTCTCCTTCGCAATCCCCGAGTACGGACTGCTGAACAAGTACGTCCAGATGGTCCTGATGTACGTGGGGATCAACATCATCCTCGCCGTCAGCCTGAACCTGGTGAACGGCTTCATGGGCGAGTTCTCCCTCGCCCACGCCGGGTTCATGGCGGTGGGGGCGTACACCGCGGCACTCCTCACCATGAAGGTGCTGCCGGTCGCGGAGTCTCCCGCGCTCTTCCCGGTCGCGGTGCTGGCCGGCGGGCTCGCCGCCGCGCTCCTCGGGCTCGTGGTGGCCGTCCCCTCGTTCAAGGTGCGGGGGGACTACCTCGCGATCATCACCCTCGCCTTCCTGATGATCGTGAAGTCGGTCATCGAGAACATCGACGCCGTGGGCGGGCCACGCGGGATCCCCGGCATCGGCAAGCTGACCACCCTGCCCTGGGTGTTCTTCTGGGCCGTCGCCGTCGTGTGGCTCGTGCGCAATTTCGTCTATTCGCGCTACGGGCGCGGCGTGCTCGCGGTGCGCGAGGACGAGATCGCGAGCGAACTGATGAGCGTGCACACCCGCCGGGTGAAGTTCCTCGCCTTCACGCTGTCCTCGTTCGGCGCCGGTGTGGCGGGCGCGCTCTTCGCGCACCTGCTGCAGTTCATCAGCCCGCGCGTGTTCGACGTGATCAAGACCACTGACATCCTGATCATGGTGTATCTCGGGGGCATCGCCTCCATCGGCGGGTCGATCCTCGGGGCGACGCTCTACACCGTGCTCCTGGAGATCCTGCGCCCGTCCACGGTGGCGGCGCTGCTCTCCTGGCTGCCGGCGGTGGTCTTCGACCCGCTGAACGAGCACTTCATCCGCCACCTGGGCGTGTGGCGCATGGTCATCATGCCGCTCGCCCTGGTACTGGTGATGCTCTACTGGCCGCGCGGGATCATGGGCCTGCGCGAGTACCGGGGATTCATCCCCCGCCTCGACCGCGAGGCCCACCGCCGCGCCGACCCCCAGGGAGGCCGCCGCGATGGCGCTGCTCAGCGCGACTGA
- a CDS encoding branched-chain amino acid ABC transporter permease, with amino-acid sequence MSEALVYWLQQVLNALQLGSIYALIALGYTLVYGILTMINFAHGDVFMVGAFFCFLSAVYLGLPFVPTLLLTILGTALLGVLIERLAYKPLRHAPRVSAVITALGVGLFLENFTLALAPYPKNVPALLDNVTWDLGGVSLSSLQVIIIFLSLGLMLVLDHVVHRTPVGMAMRAISWDRTFVPLMGVPVNTIISITFAIGAGLAGAAGTMYALAYPVIDPYMGIMVGWKAFISAVVGGIGNIRGAMIGAFLLGGVEIMVTAFFPSTYRDFVAFTLLLLLILVRPYGILGQPRTQKV; translated from the coding sequence GTGAGCGAGGCCCTCGTCTACTGGCTGCAGCAGGTCCTGAACGCCCTGCAGCTCGGCAGCATCTATGCCCTGATCGCGCTCGGCTACACCCTGGTCTACGGGATCCTCACCATGATCAACTTCGCCCACGGCGACGTGTTCATGGTGGGGGCCTTCTTCTGCTTCCTGTCCGCGGTGTACCTGGGGCTGCCCTTCGTTCCGACGCTCCTGCTCACCATCCTCGGCACCGCGCTCCTCGGGGTGCTGATCGAGCGCCTCGCCTACAAGCCGCTGCGCCACGCGCCACGCGTCTCCGCGGTCATCACCGCGCTCGGGGTGGGGCTGTTCCTGGAGAACTTCACGCTCGCTCTCGCGCCCTACCCGAAGAACGTGCCCGCACTCCTGGACAACGTGACCTGGGACCTGGGGGGCGTGTCGCTCTCCTCGCTGCAGGTCATCATCATCTTCCTCTCCCTCGGGCTGATGCTGGTCCTCGATCACGTGGTGCACCGCACCCCGGTCGGCATGGCGATGAGGGCGATCTCCTGGGACCGGACCTTCGTCCCGCTGATGGGCGTTCCGGTCAACACGATCATCTCCATCACCTTCGCCATCGGCGCCGGGCTCGCGGGCGCGGCGGGCACCATGTACGCCCTCGCCTACCCGGTGATCGACCCGTACATGGGGATCATGGTGGGCTGGAAGGCCTTCATCTCCGCCGTGGTCGGCGGCATCGGCAACATCCGGGGGGCGATGATCGGCGCGTTCCTGCTGGGCGGGGTGGAGATCATGGTGACTGCCTTCTTCCCGTCCACCTACCGTGACTTCGTCGCGTTCACGCTCCTGCTGCTCCTGATCCTCGTGCGCCCGTACGGGATCCTCGGCCAGCCGCGCACCCAGAAGGTATGA
- a CDS encoding ABC transporter substrate-binding protein, producing the protein MTRTFSLLLALLAALGTASCDTDRSLKLGVIAELTGDMPAVGTSCRNAAQMAVEEVNAAGGLEIGAERVKLKLVVEDNAGKADQSAVAAQKLITQDEVLAIVGPNASRYAIPAAEVAESAGTVLVTPWSTNPKTTVDGVTGKPKKYVFRACFVDPFQGGVLARFALENLKAERAALLYDVASDYNKGIAEVFRESFERLGGKVVAYETYTTGDKDFSAQLTKIKDARPQVVFLPNYYSEVPLQVQQAKRLGIDVPFIGSDSWGSDELLKLGGADMNGYFFSTHYSADNAAPAAKKFLQDYEATYGAKPDDVAALTYDAFGLLFGAIRTAGKADRDAVRAALSTLAEYRGVTGDLQFRADSRDPVKSAVILQIREGRFHYFTNASP; encoded by the coding sequence ATGACCAGGACCTTTTCGCTGCTGCTCGCCCTGCTGGCCGCCCTCGGCACGGCGTCCTGCGACACCGACCGCTCGCTCAAGCTGGGGGTCATCGCCGAGCTGACCGGCGACATGCCCGCGGTGGGCACCTCCTGCCGCAACGCCGCCCAGATGGCCGTCGAGGAGGTCAACGCCGCCGGTGGCCTGGAGATCGGCGCCGAGCGGGTCAAGCTCAAGCTGGTGGTGGAGGACAACGCCGGCAAGGCGGACCAGTCCGCGGTCGCCGCCCAGAAGCTCATCACCCAGGACGAGGTGCTCGCGATCGTCGGCCCCAACGCCAGCCGCTACGCCATCCCGGCCGCCGAGGTGGCCGAGAGCGCGGGCACGGTGCTGGTCACGCCCTGGTCCACCAACCCCAAGACGACGGTGGACGGGGTCACCGGCAAGCCGAAGAAGTACGTGTTCCGCGCCTGCTTCGTCGACCCGTTCCAGGGTGGCGTGCTCGCCCGGTTCGCCCTCGAGAACCTGAAGGCCGAGCGCGCGGCGCTGCTCTACGATGTCGCCTCCGACTACAACAAGGGCATCGCCGAGGTCTTCCGGGAGAGCTTCGAGCGCCTCGGGGGCAAGGTTGTCGCGTACGAGACCTACACCACCGGCGACAAGGACTTCTCCGCGCAGCTCACCAAGATCAAGGACGCCAGGCCGCAGGTCGTCTTCCTCCCGAACTACTACAGCGAGGTCCCGCTGCAGGTGCAGCAGGCCAAGCGCCTCGGGATCGACGTGCCCTTCATCGGCAGCGACTCCTGGGGCAGTGACGAGCTGCTGAAGCTCGGTGGCGCGGACATGAACGGCTACTTCTTCAGCACGCACTACTCGGCGGACAACGCCGCGCCGGCGGCGAAGAAGTTCCTGCAGGACTACGAGGCGACCTACGGCGCGAAGCCGGACGACGTGGCCGCGCTCACCTACGACGCCTTCGGCCTGCTCTTCGGCGCGATCCGCACCGCAGGCAAGGCCGACCGCGATGCGGTGCGCGCCGCGCTCTCCACGCTGGCGGAGTACCGCGGCGTCACCGGCGACCTGCAGTTCCGCGCCGACTCGCGCGACCCCGTCAAGAGCGCCGTCATCCTGCAGATCCGGGAGGGCCGCTTCCACTACTTCACGAACGCGAGCCCGTGA
- a CDS encoding DMT family transporter produces MPPWVVPAALAFLLWGVYAFLPKLTTRYVDAASAVVYHALGGLAVALVVLAVLGFRPATDPRGVGLALVTGMLGVGGALAYLYAVTRGPVGVIATVTALYPVLSIALATLYLHEPLTLRQGVGIALALVAIVLVSF; encoded by the coding sequence ATGCCTCCCTGGGTGGTGCCCGCCGCGCTCGCGTTCCTCCTCTGGGGGGTCTACGCGTTCCTGCCGAAGCTCACGACCCGCTACGTCGACGCCGCCAGCGCCGTGGTCTATCACGCCCTGGGCGGCCTCGCCGTCGCCCTGGTGGTCCTCGCGGTGCTCGGCTTCCGGCCGGCCACGGACCCCCGGGGGGTGGGCCTCGCGCTGGTGACGGGCATGCTCGGGGTCGGGGGGGCCCTCGCCTACCTCTACGCCGTGACCCGCGGCCCGGTTGGGGTGATCGCCACCGTCACCGCCCTCTACCCCGTGCTGAGCATCGCGCTCGCCACTCTCTACCTGCACGAGCCCCTGACCCTGCGCCAGGGCGTCGGCATCGCGCTGGCGCTGGTCGCCATCGTCCTGGTGAGCTTCTAG
- a CDS encoding CPBP family intramembrane metalloprotease — MGVIAGAVALALVGWAFIFGLAWGSFWVKLGLTATTVALYALAFERPRLRFSAASVALGVVSAALLYAVFYLGNALAPYVVPGAGSQVGGIYDLGVGASRVAVFFLLLVVTGPAEEIFWRGFLQKRLMGRLGPLGGYVAATLVYGGVHAFSGNLMLILAALVAGAWWGAQYLWRQDVTALIVSHSLWSAVIFAVAPVTPAAG; from the coding sequence ATGGGCGTGATCGCCGGCGCCGTCGCGCTCGCCCTCGTCGGCTGGGCGTTCATCTTCGGTCTGGCCTGGGGCAGCTTCTGGGTCAAGCTCGGGCTGACCGCGACCACAGTCGCCCTGTACGCGCTCGCCTTCGAGCGCCCGCGCCTGCGCTTCTCTGCCGCGTCCGTCGCCCTCGGGGTGGTCTCCGCGGCGCTGCTCTACGCCGTGTTCTACCTCGGCAACGCGCTCGCCCCCTACGTCGTCCCCGGGGCCGGCTCCCAGGTGGGCGGGATCTACGACCTCGGCGTGGGGGCCTCGCGGGTCGCGGTGTTTTTCCTGCTCCTCGTCGTGACCGGACCGGCCGAGGAGATCTTCTGGCGCGGCTTCCTGCAGAAACGCCTGATGGGGCGGCTCGGCCCGCTGGGGGGCTACGTGGCCGCAACCCTCGTCTACGGCGGGGTCCACGCCTTCTCCGGCAACCTGATGCTGATCCTGGCCGCCCTGGTGGCGGGCGCCTGGTGGGGCGCGCAGTACCTCTGGCGCCAGGACGTGACCGCCCTCATCGTCTCCCACTCGCTCTGGAGCGCGGTCATCTTCGCCGTCGCCCCGGTCACCCCCGCGGCCGGTTAG
- a CDS encoding prenyltransferase: protein MPTVRNYFLATRPWSFTMTLLSVGLGTAVAAADGPIAWDWLLLTALGAVLVHAAGNVMNDYFDTRNGVDQSDSPTVHYRPHPLVGGLMSPGTLLVEGLVLLALASVIGVTLAWHRSAHVLWVSLAGLALTVFYTARPISLKYRALGEAAVFLIWGPLMVEGAYAVQRDALSLDAFGVSVPFGALVALVLLANNLRDIDHDGRTGIQTLGTAFGREQGLYLFSGLMFSAYAYTLGAVLTGGLSPWVLAVFLSLPMAFNLLDRFHGEIPAMADAMTAQLDTVFGLLFLGGLFAAQVTPWA from the coding sequence ATGCCCACGGTTCGCAATTACTTCCTCGCCACCCGGCCCTGGTCGTTCACCATGACCCTTCTGTCGGTGGGCCTCGGGACGGCGGTCGCCGCGGCCGATGGGCCCATCGCCTGGGACTGGCTCCTGCTCACCGCCCTCGGCGCGGTTCTGGTCCACGCGGCGGGCAACGTCATGAACGACTACTTCGACACCCGGAACGGCGTCGACCAGAGCGATTCGCCCACCGTCCACTATCGCCCCCACCCCCTGGTGGGGGGGCTGATGAGTCCCGGCACCCTGCTCGTCGAGGGCCTGGTGCTCCTCGCCCTGGCCTCGGTCATCGGGGTCACCCTGGCCTGGCATCGCTCGGCCCACGTCCTCTGGGTCTCGCTGGCGGGCCTCGCGCTCACCGTCTTCTACACCGCGCGTCCGATCAGCCTGAAGTACCGCGCCCTCGGCGAGGCGGCCGTGTTCCTCATCTGGGGACCGCTCATGGTCGAGGGGGCCTACGCCGTGCAGCGCGACGCCCTCTCGCTCGACGCCTTCGGGGTCTCGGTGCCCTTCGGCGCCCTGGTCGCGCTGGTCCTGCTGGCGAACAACCTGCGTGACATCGACCACGACGGCCGCACGGGGATCCAGACCCTCGGCACCGCCTTCGGCCGCGAGCAGGGACTCTACCTCTTCAGCGGTCTGATGTTCTCGGCCTACGCCTACACGCTCGGCGCGGTGCTCACCGGCGGGCTGAGCCCCTGGGTGCTCGCCGTCTTCCTCTCCCTGCCCATGGCCTTCAACCTCCTCGACCGGTTCCACGGGGAGATCCCGGCCATGGCCGACGCCATGACCGCCCAGCTCGACACCGTCTTCGGCCTGCTCTTCCTCGGCGGGCTCTTCGCGGCGCAGGTCACGCCATGGGCGTGA
- a CDS encoding zinc metallopeptidase, with protein sequence MRWRVSRRSENVEDRRGEGSSMSMGLGGVRLGGAGLVAALLLALVLGVDPTILLQGIPTGSLPGSTPEAGAERAPRSAEEEELAEFVSFVLGDIEDTWQELFRQAGREYEEPKLVLFSGAVNSACGFAQVAMGPFYCPADQKVYIDLAFYDEMRNRFRAPGDFAQAYVIAHEVGHHVQNLLGISDQVRRLQGRVDEVEANQISVRQELQADCLAGVWAHHAHRARQVLEAGDVEEALGAASAIGDDRMQRQSRGYVTPDSFTHGSSAQRVRWFKRGLQEGQLSACETFATEEL encoded by the coding sequence ATGCGCTGGAGGGTCAGCAGGCGGAGCGAGAACGTGGAGGACCGGCGGGGCGAGGGCTCCTCCATGTCGATGGGCCTCGGCGGCGTGCGCCTGGGGGGCGCGGGCCTGGTCGCCGCCCTGTTGCTGGCCCTGGTGCTGGGGGTCGACCCTACCATCCTCCTGCAGGGCATCCCCACGGGCTCGCTGCCCGGCTCGACTCCCGAGGCGGGGGCCGAGAGGGCTCCGCGCTCGGCCGAGGAGGAGGAGCTCGCCGAGTTCGTCTCCTTCGTGCTCGGCGACATCGAGGACACCTGGCAGGAGCTGTTCCGCCAGGCCGGCCGCGAGTACGAGGAGCCGAAGCTCGTCCTCTTCAGCGGCGCGGTGAACTCCGCCTGCGGCTTCGCCCAGGTCGCCATGGGCCCCTTCTACTGTCCGGCCGACCAGAAGGTGTACATCGACCTCGCCTTCTACGACGAGATGCGCAACCGCTTCCGGGCCCCCGGGGACTTCGCCCAGGCCTACGTCATCGCCCACGAGGTGGGCCACCACGTCCAGAACCTCCTCGGCATCTCGGACCAGGTGCGGCGCCTGCAGGGCCGCGTCGACGAGGTCGAGGCCAACCAGATCTCGGTGCGTCAGGAGCTCCAGGCCGACTGCCTGGCAGGCGTCTGGGCCCACCACGCCCACCGGGCCCGGCAGGTCCTGGAGGCAGGTGACGTGGAGGAGGCCCTTGGCGCGGCCAGCGCCATCGGTGACGACCGCATGCAGCGCCAGTCCCGGGGCTACGTGACGCCGGACAGCTTCACCCACGGCAGCTCGGCCCAGCGTGTGCGCTGGTTCAAGCGTGGCCTGCAGGAAGGCCAGTTGTCCGCCTGCGAGACCTTCGCCACGGAAGAGCTTTAA